A single genomic interval of Juglans regia cultivar Chandler chromosome 1, Walnut 2.0, whole genome shotgun sequence harbors:
- the LOC108992679 gene encoding VIN3-like protein 1 isoform X1, translated as MKMDVEDKFIAKVSGVQSLSSSVQSTPEKNGHSDDASRSPELLQEFLKSGPKKELLRTCFDKERKSSSKRKMTELHKTSNKTIKKQDSRKASSSSNLQSSRKQQRKGENPMRLPSAADQSPDFGHINSWICKNSACRAVLSTDDTFCKRCSCCICHLFDDNKDPSLWLVCTSESGQGDSCGLSCHIECALQRERVGVVDLGQLMQLDGSYCCASCGKVSGILGCWKKQLTIAKDARRVDVLCYRIYLSSRLLEGTFRFKELHEIVKDAKAKLETEVGPVNGVSAKMARGIVSRLSIAGDVQKLCSLAIGKADEWLATVSNVNTNCREDSLPAACKFFFEEVTSSSVVIILIELSNASSDDIKGYKLWYCKSREIHTKEPIYVFPKAQRRIKISNLQPCTEYTFRIISYTEAGDLGHSEAKCFTKSVEIISKNPNSAVVLNCNKENPIVDGSSLSAKREPRNTAELGFSSGFKVRDLAKILHLAWAQEEECFEGFCNPEVEKCCGVSEVIKPEALEVERSPFVSRGLDLNVVSVPDLNEELTPPFESSRDEDNGCTLQQAVEADDDAASRDLQKNGLGRSHGSGDLQTWIHGPAIEVPAVDSGAEFCRKRAANSNEETHDCDSTLINGSPLRTSNGSCCLDENFEYCVKIIRWLECEGHIKQEFRLKLLTWFSLRSTEQERRVVNTFIQTLIDDPSSLAGQLVDSFSDIISFKRPQNEFCSKLWH; from the exons ATGAAAATGGACGTGGAAGATAAATTTATCGCTAAAG TTTCTGGTGTTCAGAGCCTTTCTTCCAGTGTGCAAAGCACCCCAGAGAAAAATGGGCATTCAGATGACGCATCAAGAAGTCCAGAACTCCTCCAAGAGTTTCTGAAGTCTGGTCCAAAGAAGGAACTTCTTCGAACATGCTTTGATAAGGAAAGGAAAAGCTcatcaaaaaggaaaatgacagAACTCCACAAGACTAGTAACAAGACAATTAAGAAGCAAGACTCAAGAAAAGCTTCTTCTAGTTCCAACCTTCAGTCTTCGAGGAAGCAACAACGAAAGGGGGAAAATCCCATGCGACTCCCATCAGCTGCAGACCAGTCTCCAGATTTTGGACATATAAACTCATGGATCTGTAAAAATTCTGCTTGTAGAGCTGTTCTATCCACAGATGACACATTTTGCAAGAGGTGCTCTTGTTGTATATGTCACTTATTTGATGATAATAAGGACCCTAGTCTTTGGTTGGTATGCACATCTGAATCTGGTCAGGGAGACTCCTGTGGGTTATCTTGTCACATTGAGTGTGCCCTTCAACGTGAAAGAGTGGGTGTTGTTGATCTTGGGCAATTGATGCAGCTAGATGGTAGCTATTGCTGTGCTTCTTGTGGAAAAGTTTCAGGGATACTTGG ATGTTGGAAGAAGCAGCTAACAATAGCAAAGGATGCTCGCCGTGTTGATGTTCTCTGTTATAGGATATACTTGAGTTCCAGGCTTCTGGAAGGCACATTCAGGTTTAAAGAACTGCATGAGATTGTAAAAGATGCGAAGGCTAAACTAGAAACTGAAGTGGGCCCAGTTAATGGGGTATCTGCCAAGATGGCACGTGGCATTGTCAGCAGACTCTCTATTGCAGGCGATGTGCAGAAACTCTGTTCTCTTGCAATTGGGAAAGCAGATGAATGGTTGGCCACTGTTTCCAATGTGAATACAAATTGCAGAG AAGATTCACTTCCTGCTGCTTGCAAGTTCTTTTTTGAAGAAGTAACATCATCCTCAGTTGTGATTATCTTGATCGAACTGTCTAATGCATCATCTGATGATATTAAGGGCTACAAGCTTTGGTATTGCAAAAGTAGAGAGATACACACAAAAGAGCCCATATATGTTTTTCCAAAAGCTCAGAGAAGgataaaaatctcaaatctgCAGCCCTGCACGGAGTATACCTTCCGAATAATTTCTTATACGGAGGCTGGTGATTTGGGTCACTCCGAGGCCAAGTGCTTTACCAAGAGTGTCGAGATAATTAGCAAGAATCCTAATTCAGCAGTTGTCCTGAACTGTAACAAAGAGAATCCCATTGTTGATGGCAGTTCTTTGAGTGCCAAAAGGGAGCCTAGGAATACAGCAGAACTTGGTTTTTCTTCTGGATTTAAGGTTCGAGACCTTGCAAAGATCCTGCATTTGGCTTGGGCCCAAGAGGAAGAATGTTTTGAGGGGTTTTGCAATCCAGAGGTGGAAAAATGCTGTGGAGTAAGCGAAGTGATCAAGCCTGAAGCTCTTGAAGTAGAGCGGTCACCTTTTGTTTCACGTGGGCTTGACTTGAATGTTGTTTCGGTGCCAGATTTGAATGAAGAGCTCACCCCTCCATTCGAGTCCTCCAGGGATGAAGATAACGGATGCACTTTGCAGCAGGCTGTTGAGGCAGATGATGATGCAGCTTCTCGTGACTTACAGAAGAATGGTTTAGGTAGATCACACGGTAGTGGCGACTTGCAGACTTGGATACATGGGCCAGCTATAGAAGTCCCAGCTGTTGATTCCGGGGCAGAATTTTGCAGGAAAAGAGCTGCAAACTCTAATGAAGAGACACATGATTGTGATAGCACTTTGATAAACGGGTCACCACTCCGAACCTCTAATGGTTCTTGTTGCTTGGATGAAAACTTTGAGTACTGTGTGAAGATAATCCGATGGCTGGAATGTGAGGGTCACATTAAACAGGAATTTAGATTGAAATTGTTAACATGGTTTAGCTTGAGATCAACGGAGCAAGAACGTAGGGTGGTCAACACATTCATTCAAACACTGATTGATGATCCTAGTAGCTTAGCAGGACAACTAGTCGACTCcttttcagatattatatccTTCAAGAGGCCACAAAACGAATTCTGTAGTAAGTTGTGGCATTAA
- the LOC108992660 gene encoding uncharacterized protein LOC108992660 isoform X2, whose amino-acid sequence MGKLNFGRALECFFLSSCSSPCFCMNSMESQDEFETRSLIASDKGQLPRLKDFVAGSQTLAFQLKPKTVMLRVSMHCHGCARKVEKHISKIEGNPTKGKINAVKKLCVFVSVYAVFE is encoded by the exons ATGGGGAAGCTCAACTTTGGGAGGGCGTTagagtgtttttttctttcatcttgtTCAAGCCCTTGCTTCTGCATGAACTCTATGGAAAGCCAAGACGAGTTTGAGACTAGGTCATTGATCGCAAGTGACAAAGGCCAGCTGCCGAGATTGAAAGATTTCGTTGCTGGAAGCCAGACCTTGGCTTTTCAATTGAAGCCCAAG ACGGTGATGCTAAGGGTGTCCATGCACTGCCATGGTTGTGCAAGAAAAGTTGAGAAACACATCTCAAAGATTGAAG GTAATCCCACAAAAGGAAAGATCAATGCTGTGAAAAAGCTTTGTGTGTTCGTTTCTGTGTATGCAGTTTTTGAAT GA
- the LOC108992683 gene encoding fe-S cluster assembly factor HCF101, chloroplastic — protein sequence MLLHAPSSPYLSLLSTKSRPRAGLLSPENCLLSSDIYYSIPPKRLENSIWASSKRSVFSSATTKAASVEAGASEITTGVAESDVLKALSQIIDPDFGTDIVSCGFVKDLDINVSSGEVSFRLELTTPACPIKDMFEQKANEVVAMLPWVKNVNVTMSAQPARPIFSEQLPVGLQKISSIVAVSSCKGGVGKSTVAVNLAYSLAGMGARVGIFDADVYGPSLPTMVSPENRLLEMNPEKGTIIPTEYLGVKLVSFGFAGQGRAIMRGPMVSGVINQLLTTAEWGELDYLVVDMPPGTGDIQLTLCQVVPLTAAVIVTTPQKLAFIDVAKGVRMFSKLKVPCVAVVENMCHFDADGKRYYPFGRGSGSQVVEQFGIPHLFDLPIRPTLSASGDSGMPEVVANPQGEVAKTFQNLGICVVQQCAKIRQQVSTAVRYDKSINAIRVKVPDSDEEFLLHPATVRRNDRSAQSVDEWTGEQKLQYTDVPEDIEPEDIRPMGNYAVSITWPDGFSQIAPYDQLQMMERLVDCPQPTPAQA from the exons ATGCTACTCCATGCTCCATCTTCACCATATCTCTCCTTACTAAGCACAAAATCACGACCCAGAGCAG GACTACTTTCACCAGAGAATTGTCTTCTATCGTCAGATATATACTATTCTATTCCGCCTAAAAGACTTGAAAACTCCATATGGGCATCGAGCAAACGGTCCGTTTTTAGCTCTGCTACTACTAAAGCTGCCTCTGTAGAAG CTGGTGCTTCAGAGATAACTACTGGAGTGGCTGAGAGTGATGTGCTGAAAGCCTTGTCTCAAATCATTGACCCCGACTTTGGGACAGATATTGTATCGTGTGGTTTTGTGAAAGATCTGGACATCAATGTGTCTTCAGGAGAG GTTTCATTTCGGTTGGAGCTTACTACACCAGCATGTCCAATCAAGGACATG TTTGAGCAGAAGGCAAATGAGGTGGTTGCAATGCTTCCTTGGGTGAAGAACGTGAATGTGACAATGTCAGCACAACCTGCACGACCAATTTTTTCTGAGCAACTCCCAGTGGGTTTACAAAAAATCTCAAGTATTGTGGCAGTTTCAAGTTGCAAG GGAGGTGTGGGAAAATCAACGGTGGCAGTAAACCTGGCTTACAGTTTGGCTGGTATGGGCGCCAGAGTTGGTATCTTTGACGCTGATGTCTATGGTCCCAGTTTACCGACAATGGTGTCCCCTGAAAACCGACTGTTAGAAATG AATCCAGAGAAGGGTACCATCATTCCAACTGAATACTTGGGAGTTAAATTGGTTTCTTTTGGATTTGCTGGACAAGGCCGTGCAATAATGCGAGGTCCAATGGTTTCCGGGGTCATCAACCAACTTCTGACTACTGCTGAGTG GGGAGAGTTGGATTATCTGGTTGTTGACATGCCCCCTGGAACTGGTGATATCCAGCTCACTTTATGCCAG GTAGTCCCTTTAACTGCGGCTGTTATTGTTACCACCCCTCAAAAGCTAGCATTTATTGATGTAGCAAAAGGAGTTCGCATGTTTTCAAAGCTTAAG GTACCATGTGTTGCTGTCGTTGAGAATATGTGCCACTTTGATGCTGATGGAAAACGCTATTATCCATTTGGAAGAGGTTCAGGCTCTCAG GTGGTCGAGCAATTTGGAATCCCTCATCTGTTTGATCTTCCCATCAGACCAACC CTGTCTGCTTCTGGAGATAGCGGAATGCCTGAAGTTGTGGCCAATCCTCAAGGTGAAGTTGCAAAGACATTTCAGAACCTTGGAATTTGTGTTGTGCAACAGTGTGCCAAGATTCGCCAACAAG TGTCTACAGCTGTCAGATACGATAAATCTATCAATGCAATCAGGGTGAAGGTACCGGATTCAGATGAAGAATTCCTTCTGCATCCTGCAACTGTTAGACGGAATGATCGTTCTGCCCAAAGTGTG GATGAATGGACAGGGGAGCAAAAACTGCAATATACAGATGTTCCAGAAGATATTGAACCTGAAGATATTCGTCCTATGGGGAACTATGCTGTTTCGATAACATGGCCTGATGGATTCAGCCAG ATCGCACCCTATGATCAGCTGCAAATGATGGAGAGGTTAGTCGATTGTCCTCAACCAACTCCAGCACAGGCTTGA
- the LOC109000172 gene encoding uncharacterized protein LOC109000172, with protein sequence MATKCLIFSFYTLFLLLLLLPFSSQNPTPAHSELTNYGFPIGLLPSSVLGYSVNTTTGDFSVDLGGSCKVTLPPDNYLATYSKKITGKIVAGRIADIDGIRVRAFFKWWSITGIRSSGDDLVFEVGMVTAKYPSKNFYESPACEGKHSAS encoded by the coding sequence ATGGCCACAAAATGTCTCATTTTCTCCTTCTacaccctcttccttctccttctcctcttACCTTTCTCTTCCCAGAACCCGACTCCAGCCCACTCTGAGCTCACGAACTATGGCTTCCCCATCGGCCTTTTACCTTCCTCCGTTCTCGGCTACTCCGTTAATACTACCACTGGAGACTTTTCCGTCGACCTCGGCGGCTCCTGCAAGGTTACTCTCCCGCCGGACAACTATTTGGCCACctattcaaagaaaataaccgGCAAGATCGTGGCTGGTAGAATAGCCGACATCGATGGTATCCGGGTCCGAGCATTTTTCAAGTGGTGGTCCATCACCGGGATCCGGTCCAGCGGCGATGACTTGGTGTTCGAGGTCGGTATGGTCACCGCCAAGTACCCCTCCAAGAATTTCTACGAGAGCCCGGCTTGCGAGGGAAAGCACTCTGCTTCCTGA
- the LOC108992679 gene encoding VIN3-like protein 1 isoform X3, whose amino-acid sequence MKMDVEDKFIAKVSGVQSLSSSVQSTPEKNGHSDDASRSPELLQEFLKSGPKKELLRTCFDKERKSSSKRKMTELHKTSNKTIKKQDSRKASSSSNLQSSRKQQRKGENPMRLPSAADQSPDFGHINSWICKNSACRAVLSTDDTFCKRCSCCICHLFDDNKDPSLWLVCTSESGQGDSCGLSCHIECALQRERVGVVDLGQLMQLDGSYCCASCGKVSGILGCWKKQLTIAKDARRVDVLCYRIYLSSRLLEGTFRFKELHEIVKDAKAKLETEVGPVNGVSAKMARGIVSRLSIAGDVQKLCSLAIGKADEWLATVSNVNTNCRDSLPAACKFFFEEVTSSSVVIILIELSNASSDDIKGYKLWYCKSREIHTKEPIYVFPKAQRRIKISNLQPCTEYTFRIISYTEAGDLGHSEAKCFTKSVEIISKNPNSAVVLNCNKENPIVDGSSLSAKREPRNTAELGFSSGFKVRDLAKILHLAWAQEEECFEGFCNPEVEKCCGVSEVIKPEALEVERSPFVSRGLDLNVVSVPDLNEELTPPFESSRDEDNGCTLQQAVEADDDAASRDLQKNGLGRSHGSGDLQTWIHGPAIEVPAVDSGAEFCRKRAANSNEETHDCDSTLINGSPLRTSNGSCCLDENFEYCVKIIRWLECEGHIKQEFRLKLLTWFSLRSTEQERRVVNTFIQTLIDDPSSLAGQLVDSFSDIISFKRPQNEFCSIFS is encoded by the exons ATGAAAATGGACGTGGAAGATAAATTTATCGCTAAAG TTTCTGGTGTTCAGAGCCTTTCTTCCAGTGTGCAAAGCACCCCAGAGAAAAATGGGCATTCAGATGACGCATCAAGAAGTCCAGAACTCCTCCAAGAGTTTCTGAAGTCTGGTCCAAAGAAGGAACTTCTTCGAACATGCTTTGATAAGGAAAGGAAAAGCTcatcaaaaaggaaaatgacagAACTCCACAAGACTAGTAACAAGACAATTAAGAAGCAAGACTCAAGAAAAGCTTCTTCTAGTTCCAACCTTCAGTCTTCGAGGAAGCAACAACGAAAGGGGGAAAATCCCATGCGACTCCCATCAGCTGCAGACCAGTCTCCAGATTTTGGACATATAAACTCATGGATCTGTAAAAATTCTGCTTGTAGAGCTGTTCTATCCACAGATGACACATTTTGCAAGAGGTGCTCTTGTTGTATATGTCACTTATTTGATGATAATAAGGACCCTAGTCTTTGGTTGGTATGCACATCTGAATCTGGTCAGGGAGACTCCTGTGGGTTATCTTGTCACATTGAGTGTGCCCTTCAACGTGAAAGAGTGGGTGTTGTTGATCTTGGGCAATTGATGCAGCTAGATGGTAGCTATTGCTGTGCTTCTTGTGGAAAAGTTTCAGGGATACTTGG ATGTTGGAAGAAGCAGCTAACAATAGCAAAGGATGCTCGCCGTGTTGATGTTCTCTGTTATAGGATATACTTGAGTTCCAGGCTTCTGGAAGGCACATTCAGGTTTAAAGAACTGCATGAGATTGTAAAAGATGCGAAGGCTAAACTAGAAACTGAAGTGGGCCCAGTTAATGGGGTATCTGCCAAGATGGCACGTGGCATTGTCAGCAGACTCTCTATTGCAGGCGATGTGCAGAAACTCTGTTCTCTTGCAATTGGGAAAGCAGATGAATGGTTGGCCACTGTTTCCAATGTGAATACAAATTGCAGAG ATTCACTTCCTGCTGCTTGCAAGTTCTTTTTTGAAGAAGTAACATCATCCTCAGTTGTGATTATCTTGATCGAACTGTCTAATGCATCATCTGATGATATTAAGGGCTACAAGCTTTGGTATTGCAAAAGTAGAGAGATACACACAAAAGAGCCCATATATGTTTTTCCAAAAGCTCAGAGAAGgataaaaatctcaaatctgCAGCCCTGCACGGAGTATACCTTCCGAATAATTTCTTATACGGAGGCTGGTGATTTGGGTCACTCCGAGGCCAAGTGCTTTACCAAGAGTGTCGAGATAATTAGCAAGAATCCTAATTCAGCAGTTGTCCTGAACTGTAACAAAGAGAATCCCATTGTTGATGGCAGTTCTTTGAGTGCCAAAAGGGAGCCTAGGAATACAGCAGAACTTGGTTTTTCTTCTGGATTTAAGGTTCGAGACCTTGCAAAGATCCTGCATTTGGCTTGGGCCCAAGAGGAAGAATGTTTTGAGGGGTTTTGCAATCCAGAGGTGGAAAAATGCTGTGGAGTAAGCGAAGTGATCAAGCCTGAAGCTCTTGAAGTAGAGCGGTCACCTTTTGTTTCACGTGGGCTTGACTTGAATGTTGTTTCGGTGCCAGATTTGAATGAAGAGCTCACCCCTCCATTCGAGTCCTCCAGGGATGAAGATAACGGATGCACTTTGCAGCAGGCTGTTGAGGCAGATGATGATGCAGCTTCTCGTGACTTACAGAAGAATGGTTTAGGTAGATCACACGGTAGTGGCGACTTGCAGACTTGGATACATGGGCCAGCTATAGAAGTCCCAGCTGTTGATTCCGGGGCAGAATTTTGCAGGAAAAGAGCTGCAAACTCTAATGAAGAGACACATGATTGTGATAGCACTTTGATAAACGGGTCACCACTCCGAACCTCTAATGGTTCTTGTTGCTTGGATGAAAACTTTGAGTACTGTGTGAAGATAATCCGATGGCTGGAATGTGAGGGTCACATTAAACAGGAATTTAGATTGAAATTGTTAACATGGTTTAGCTTGAGATCAACGGAGCAAGAACGTAGGGTGGTCAACACATTCATTCAAACACTGATTGATGATCCTAGTAGCTTAGCAGGACAACTAGTCGACTCcttttcagatattatatccTTCAAGAGGCCACAAAACGAATTCTGTA GCATTTTTTCTTAG
- the LOC108992679 gene encoding VIN3-like protein 1 isoform X2: MKMDVEDKFIAKVSGVQSLSSSVQSTPEKNGHSDDASRSPELLQEFLKSGPKKELLRTCFDKERKSSSKRKMTELHKTSNKTIKKQDSRKASSSSNLQSSRKQQRKGENPMRLPSAADQSPDFGHINSWICKNSACRAVLSTDDTFCKRCSCCICHLFDDNKDPSLWLVCTSESGQGDSCGLSCHIECALQRERVGVVDLGQLMQLDGSYCCASCGKVSGILGCWKKQLTIAKDARRVDVLCYRIYLSSRLLEGTFRFKELHEIVKDAKAKLETEVGPVNGVSAKMARGIVSRLSIAGDVQKLCSLAIGKADEWLATVSNVNTNCREDSLPAACKFFFEEVTSSSVVIILIELSNASSDDIKGYKLWYCKSREIHTKEPIYVFPKAQRRIKISNLQPCTEYTFRIISYTEAGDLGHSEAKCFTKSVEIISKNPNSAVVLNCNKENPIVDGSSLSAKREPRNTAELGFSSGFKVRDLAKILHLAWAQEEECFEGFCNPEVEKCCGVSEVIKPEALEVERSPFVSRGLDLNVVSVPDLNEELTPPFESSRDEDNGCTLQQAVEADDDAASRDLQKNGLGRSHGSGDLQTWIHGPAIEVPAVDSGAEFCRKRAANSNEETHDCDSTLINGSPLRTSNGSCCLDENFEYCVKIIRWLECEGHIKQEFRLKLLTWFSLRSTEQERRVVNTFIQTLIDDPSSLAGQLVDSFSDIISFKRPQNEFCSIFS, encoded by the exons ATGAAAATGGACGTGGAAGATAAATTTATCGCTAAAG TTTCTGGTGTTCAGAGCCTTTCTTCCAGTGTGCAAAGCACCCCAGAGAAAAATGGGCATTCAGATGACGCATCAAGAAGTCCAGAACTCCTCCAAGAGTTTCTGAAGTCTGGTCCAAAGAAGGAACTTCTTCGAACATGCTTTGATAAGGAAAGGAAAAGCTcatcaaaaaggaaaatgacagAACTCCACAAGACTAGTAACAAGACAATTAAGAAGCAAGACTCAAGAAAAGCTTCTTCTAGTTCCAACCTTCAGTCTTCGAGGAAGCAACAACGAAAGGGGGAAAATCCCATGCGACTCCCATCAGCTGCAGACCAGTCTCCAGATTTTGGACATATAAACTCATGGATCTGTAAAAATTCTGCTTGTAGAGCTGTTCTATCCACAGATGACACATTTTGCAAGAGGTGCTCTTGTTGTATATGTCACTTATTTGATGATAATAAGGACCCTAGTCTTTGGTTGGTATGCACATCTGAATCTGGTCAGGGAGACTCCTGTGGGTTATCTTGTCACATTGAGTGTGCCCTTCAACGTGAAAGAGTGGGTGTTGTTGATCTTGGGCAATTGATGCAGCTAGATGGTAGCTATTGCTGTGCTTCTTGTGGAAAAGTTTCAGGGATACTTGG ATGTTGGAAGAAGCAGCTAACAATAGCAAAGGATGCTCGCCGTGTTGATGTTCTCTGTTATAGGATATACTTGAGTTCCAGGCTTCTGGAAGGCACATTCAGGTTTAAAGAACTGCATGAGATTGTAAAAGATGCGAAGGCTAAACTAGAAACTGAAGTGGGCCCAGTTAATGGGGTATCTGCCAAGATGGCACGTGGCATTGTCAGCAGACTCTCTATTGCAGGCGATGTGCAGAAACTCTGTTCTCTTGCAATTGGGAAAGCAGATGAATGGTTGGCCACTGTTTCCAATGTGAATACAAATTGCAGAG AAGATTCACTTCCTGCTGCTTGCAAGTTCTTTTTTGAAGAAGTAACATCATCCTCAGTTGTGATTATCTTGATCGAACTGTCTAATGCATCATCTGATGATATTAAGGGCTACAAGCTTTGGTATTGCAAAAGTAGAGAGATACACACAAAAGAGCCCATATATGTTTTTCCAAAAGCTCAGAGAAGgataaaaatctcaaatctgCAGCCCTGCACGGAGTATACCTTCCGAATAATTTCTTATACGGAGGCTGGTGATTTGGGTCACTCCGAGGCCAAGTGCTTTACCAAGAGTGTCGAGATAATTAGCAAGAATCCTAATTCAGCAGTTGTCCTGAACTGTAACAAAGAGAATCCCATTGTTGATGGCAGTTCTTTGAGTGCCAAAAGGGAGCCTAGGAATACAGCAGAACTTGGTTTTTCTTCTGGATTTAAGGTTCGAGACCTTGCAAAGATCCTGCATTTGGCTTGGGCCCAAGAGGAAGAATGTTTTGAGGGGTTTTGCAATCCAGAGGTGGAAAAATGCTGTGGAGTAAGCGAAGTGATCAAGCCTGAAGCTCTTGAAGTAGAGCGGTCACCTTTTGTTTCACGTGGGCTTGACTTGAATGTTGTTTCGGTGCCAGATTTGAATGAAGAGCTCACCCCTCCATTCGAGTCCTCCAGGGATGAAGATAACGGATGCACTTTGCAGCAGGCTGTTGAGGCAGATGATGATGCAGCTTCTCGTGACTTACAGAAGAATGGTTTAGGTAGATCACACGGTAGTGGCGACTTGCAGACTTGGATACATGGGCCAGCTATAGAAGTCCCAGCTGTTGATTCCGGGGCAGAATTTTGCAGGAAAAGAGCTGCAAACTCTAATGAAGAGACACATGATTGTGATAGCACTTTGATAAACGGGTCACCACTCCGAACCTCTAATGGTTCTTGTTGCTTGGATGAAAACTTTGAGTACTGTGTGAAGATAATCCGATGGCTGGAATGTGAGGGTCACATTAAACAGGAATTTAGATTGAAATTGTTAACATGGTTTAGCTTGAGATCAACGGAGCAAGAACGTAGGGTGGTCAACACATTCATTCAAACACTGATTGATGATCCTAGTAGCTTAGCAGGACAACTAGTCGACTCcttttcagatattatatccTTCAAGAGGCCACAAAACGAATTCTGTA GCATTTTTTCTTAG
- the LOC108992660 gene encoding protein SODIUM POTASSIUM ROOT DEFECTIVE 2 isoform X1 produces the protein MGKLNFGRALECFFLSSCSSPCFCMNSMESQDEFETRSLIASDKGQLPRLKDFVAGSQTLAFQLKPKTVMLRVSMHCHGCARKVEKHISKIEGVTSYKVDLASKMVVVIGDILPLDVLESVSKVKNAELWNSPS, from the exons ATGGGGAAGCTCAACTTTGGGAGGGCGTTagagtgtttttttctttcatcttgtTCAAGCCCTTGCTTCTGCATGAACTCTATGGAAAGCCAAGACGAGTTTGAGACTAGGTCATTGATCGCAAGTGACAAAGGCCAGCTGCCGAGATTGAAAGATTTCGTTGCTGGAAGCCAGACCTTGGCTTTTCAATTGAAGCCCAAG ACGGTGATGCTAAGGGTGTCCATGCACTGCCATGGTTGTGCAAGAAAAGTTGAGAAACACATCTCAAAGATTGAAG GAGTGACCTCGTACAAAGTAGACTTGGCAAGCAAGATGGTGGTTGTCATCGGAGACATTCTTCCTTTGGACGTGCTGGAGAGTGTCTCTAAGGTAAAAAACGCAGAGCTTTGGAACTCTCCATCTTGA